From Actinosynnema mirum DSM 43827, a single genomic window includes:
- a CDS encoding HAD-IB family hydrolase — protein sequence MTDPAAEGTRVAAFFDLDKTVIAKSSTLAFSRPFFQEGLINRRAVLKSAYAQFVFMLAGADDDQMDRMRSHITALCSGWDVEQVRSIVEETLHDIVDPLVYKEATQLISDHKAQGHDVVVVSASGEELVSPIAQMVGADLSVGTRMVTSSGRYSGEVDFYCAGENKAVMVKQLAAERGYDLERCHAYSDSVSDLPLLEAVGHPTAVNPDRGLRKAATQRGWPVLAFTDPVSLRARISRPSGAAVAVTAIGLGATVAAGAAWYGLRRRRRS from the coding sequence GTGACCGATCCAGCCGCCGAGGGCACCCGAGTCGCCGCGTTCTTCGACCTGGACAAGACCGTCATCGCCAAGTCGAGCACCCTCGCGTTCAGCAGGCCCTTCTTCCAGGAGGGCCTGATCAACCGCCGGGCGGTGCTCAAGAGCGCCTACGCGCAGTTCGTCTTCATGCTCGCGGGCGCCGACGACGACCAGATGGACCGGATGCGCTCCCACATCACCGCGCTCTGCTCCGGCTGGGACGTGGAGCAGGTCCGCTCGATCGTGGAGGAGACGCTGCACGACATCGTCGACCCGCTCGTCTACAAGGAGGCGACGCAGCTCATCTCCGACCACAAGGCGCAGGGGCACGACGTGGTCGTGGTGTCCGCGTCCGGCGAGGAGCTGGTGTCCCCCATCGCCCAGATGGTCGGCGCCGACCTGAGCGTGGGCACCCGGATGGTGACGTCCTCCGGCCGGTACTCCGGCGAGGTGGACTTCTACTGCGCGGGCGAGAACAAGGCCGTCATGGTCAAGCAGCTCGCCGCGGAGCGCGGCTACGACCTGGAGCGCTGCCACGCCTACTCGGACTCGGTGAGCGACCTGCCGCTGCTGGAGGCGGTCGGGCACCCGACGGCGGTCAACCCGGACCGGGGGCTGCGCAAGGCCGCGACCCAGCGGGGGTGGCCGGTGCTGGCGTTCACGGACCCGGTGTCGCTGCGGGCGCGCATCTCCCGGCCGTCCGGCGCGGCGGTGGCGGTGACCGCGATCGGGCTGGGCGCGACGGTCGCCGCGGGCGCCGCCTGGTACGGGCTGCGCCGGAGGCGGCGGAGCTGA
- a CDS encoding TadA family conjugal transfer-associated ATPase, with protein sequence MGADLVERVRRRLAEGRAELTPSAVAAAVRGEAGGVLGDEEVLRAMSELGREFAGAGLLEPLLRAPGTTDVLVTAPDQVWVDGEDGLRRADVVFPDERAVRRLAQRLAVAAGRRLDEAVPHVDGWLPGAVRLHAVLPPITRNTCLSLRVLRPATHDLAELRARGAFSAEVAEALRALVRSRTAFLVVGGTGSGKTTLLAALLGCVPHDQRVVCVEDAGELEPDHPQVVRLVARAANVEGAGEVTVRDLVRQALRMRPDRIVVGEVRGAEVCDLLSALNTGHEGGAGTLHANSPAEVPARLEALAALGGLDRVALHSQVLAALRAVLHVRRTPEGRRLVEIGVFERAAGDLRVVPVWRHDTGWRNRALLESSR encoded by the coding sequence GTGGGCGCTGATCTGGTGGAGCGGGTCCGGCGCAGGCTCGCCGAGGGCCGCGCCGAGCTCACCCCGTCGGCGGTCGCGGCGGCGGTGCGCGGTGAGGCGGGCGGGGTGCTCGGCGACGAGGAGGTCCTGCGCGCCATGTCCGAGCTGGGCCGCGAGTTCGCGGGCGCGGGCCTCCTCGAACCGCTGCTGCGCGCGCCCGGAACGACGGACGTGCTGGTCACCGCCCCGGACCAGGTGTGGGTCGACGGCGAGGACGGCCTGCGCCGCGCCGACGTGGTGTTCCCCGACGAGCGGGCGGTCCGCAGGCTCGCCCAGCGGCTGGCCGTGGCGGCGGGCAGGCGCTTGGACGAGGCGGTGCCGCACGTGGACGGCTGGTTGCCCGGCGCGGTCCGCCTGCACGCCGTGCTGCCGCCGATCACCCGGAACACCTGCCTGTCCCTGCGCGTCCTGCGCCCGGCGACGCACGACCTGGCGGAGCTGCGGGCCAGGGGCGCGTTCAGCGCGGAGGTGGCCGAGGCGCTGCGCGCCCTGGTCCGCTCCCGCACCGCGTTCCTGGTGGTGGGCGGGACGGGGTCGGGCAAGACCACCCTGCTGGCCGCGCTGCTCGGCTGCGTCCCGCACGACCAGCGGGTGGTGTGCGTGGAGGACGCGGGCGAGCTGGAACCCGACCACCCGCAGGTGGTCCGCCTGGTGGCGCGGGCGGCGAACGTGGAGGGCGCGGGCGAGGTGACCGTCCGGGACCTGGTCCGCCAGGCGCTGCGGATGCGCCCGGACCGCATCGTGGTCGGCGAGGTGCGCGGAGCCGAGGTCTGCGACCTGCTCAGCGCGCTGAACACCGGCCACGAGGGCGGCGCGGGCACCCTGCACGCGAACTCCCCGGCCGAGGTCCCGGCCCGCCTGGAAGCCCTGGCCGCGCTCGGCGGCCTGGACCGGGTGGCGCTGCACAGCCAGGTGCTGGCGGCGCTCCGGGCCGTCCTGCACGTCCGCAGGACCCCGGAGGGCCGTCGCCTGGTGGAGATCGGCGTGTTCGAGCGCGCGGCGGGCGACCTCCGCGTGGTCCCGGTCTGGCGCCACGACACCGGCTGGCGGAACCGCGCGCTGCTGGAGTCGAGCCGATGA
- a CDS encoding TadE family type IV pilus minor pilin: MRTRLNRVALDDRGSVTVELALTMLTALLVLACCAEGVLTVVDHLRCTDAAREAARLIARGDPESEARAAVGRIAPKNATLTVTRGPDAATVEVAVSWIKARAYAVLETADVGAANWSPGAYAPTDDHDPPDGIPPDG; encoded by the coding sequence ATGAGAACCCGCCTGAACCGGGTGGCCCTGGACGACCGGGGCTCGGTGACCGTCGAGCTGGCGCTGACGATGCTCACCGCGCTCCTGGTGCTGGCCTGCTGCGCGGAGGGCGTGCTGACCGTGGTCGACCACCTGCGCTGCACCGACGCCGCGCGGGAAGCCGCCCGCCTCATCGCCAGGGGGGACCCGGAGTCCGAGGCGCGGGCAGCGGTCGGTCGCATCGCCCCGAAGAACGCGACGTTGACCGTGACCAGGGGGCCCGACGCGGCGACCGTGGAGGTGGCCGTGTCGTGGATCAAGGCTCGCGCTTACGCGGTCTTGGAGACCGCGGACGTGGGAGCGGCCAACTGGTCGCCGGGCGCCTACGCGCCAACGGATGACCACGACCCACCGGACGGCATCCCGCCGGATGGCTAG
- a CDS encoding type II secretion system F family protein, which yields MSFLLLALAVLILPGGRSPCARLRPPVQPIAKPRRAKRSPPDPLALAETWDLFAAALRSGLPVPSALHAVLPGTPPGPAERLGQVRDLLALGADPATAWDPALDHPATAPLARSARRTARSGAALADQVADLAARLRASAADDAESRAQRAAVLVAGPLSLCFLPAFLCLGVAPVLIGIASGLNR from the coding sequence ATGAGCTTCCTGCTGCTGGCGCTGGCCGTGCTGATCCTGCCGGGCGGGCGCTCCCCGTGCGCCCGCCTGCGCCCACCCGTCCAGCCGATCGCGAAACCCCGGCGTGCCAAGCGATCCCCACCGGATCCGCTGGCGCTGGCCGAGACCTGGGACCTGTTCGCGGCGGCGCTGCGCTCGGGTCTCCCGGTGCCGAGCGCGCTGCACGCCGTCCTGCCGGGAACCCCGCCGGGTCCGGCGGAGCGCCTCGGGCAGGTCCGCGACCTGCTGGCACTGGGCGCGGACCCGGCGACGGCCTGGGACCCGGCCCTGGACCACCCGGCCACCGCGCCGCTCGCCAGGTCGGCGAGGAGAACCGCCCGTTCGGGTGCGGCGCTGGCTGACCAGGTGGCCGACCTGGCGGCGCGGCTCCGGGCGAGCGCCGCCGACGACGCGGAGAGCAGGGCCCAGCGGGCGGCGGTCCTGGTGGCCGGCCCGCTGTCCCTGTGCTTCCTGCCCGCGTTCCTGTGCCTGGGGGTGGCGCCGGTCCTGATCGGCATCGCCTCCGGATTGAACCGCTGA
- a CDS encoding Rv3654c family TadE-like protein has translation MRLGDRGSASVLGAVLVVVLVSLAVLGVQFGAAVVVRHRVVAAADLAALAAAGRLLEGDGVACGWAERVVREMGAVLERCSVREWEVAVSVSGPANLFGTPVGRARAGP, from the coding sequence ATGCGTCTTGGGGACCGGGGGTCGGCCTCGGTGCTGGGCGCGGTGCTGGTGGTGGTGCTGGTGTCGTTGGCCGTGCTCGGCGTGCAGTTCGGTGCGGCGGTCGTGGTGCGACACCGGGTGGTCGCGGCTGCTGATCTCGCTGCGCTTGCCGCAGCCGGGCGGTTGCTGGAGGGGGACGGCGTGGCTTGTGGGTGGGCTGAGCGGGTTGTTCGGGAGATGGGGGCGGTGCTGGAGCGGTGTTCGGTGCGTGAGTGGGAGGTGGCTGTTTCGGTGTCCGGGCCCGCCAACCTGTTCGGCACGCCCGTCGGGCGCGCCCGAGCTGGGCCCTGA
- the ssd gene encoding septum site-determining protein Ssd: MGFDESGERDVGRSVVLVDGAELLDEVLRLAAVAECELERVVDVTALRGRWHDAPVVLLDERAVVACAEAGLPRRPGVLLVSTGPPGELTWPRAVELGVERAVSADAGLVALLRDATEVAPEAGRVLAVLGGRGGAGASVLAAAVARAVAASGGPSLLVDCDPLGGGLDLALGAETSAGMRWSDLDLSGRVPAAALRQVLPACGGVRVLSCGRDGEGPGAGAVASVVEAGRRSGQVVVCDLPRQRTPAADAALDRADLAVLVVPAEVRACAAARGVARRLAERGARTRALVRVRASGGLSAQEVAAAVGVPLLTRMRGQRQLASALDRGRFPTSTRGPLAKAATTVLEVLRAG, encoded by the coding sequence GTGGGCTTCGACGAGAGCGGGGAGCGGGACGTGGGGCGATCTGTGGTCCTGGTGGACGGGGCCGAGCTGCTGGACGAGGTGCTGCGGCTGGCGGCCGTCGCCGAGTGCGAGCTGGAGCGGGTGGTGGACGTGACCGCCCTGCGCGGCCGGTGGCACGACGCGCCGGTGGTGCTGCTGGACGAGCGCGCGGTGGTGGCGTGCGCGGAGGCGGGGCTGCCGCGCAGACCGGGGGTCCTGCTGGTGTCGACCGGCCCGCCGGGCGAGCTGACCTGGCCCAGGGCGGTCGAGCTGGGCGTGGAGCGGGCGGTGTCGGCGGACGCCGGGCTGGTGGCGCTGCTGCGCGACGCGACCGAGGTGGCGCCGGAGGCCGGGCGGGTGCTGGCCGTGCTCGGCGGCCGGGGCGGTGCGGGCGCGTCGGTGCTCGCGGCGGCCGTGGCCAGGGCCGTCGCCGCCTCGGGCGGTCCGTCGCTGCTGGTCGACTGCGACCCGCTGGGCGGTGGCCTCGACCTCGCGCTGGGCGCCGAGACCAGCGCGGGGATGCGCTGGTCCGACCTCGACCTGTCCGGCCGGGTCCCGGCCGCCGCGCTGCGCCAGGTGCTGCCCGCGTGCGGCGGGGTGCGGGTGCTGTCCTGCGGCCGGGACGGCGAGGGGCCGGGCGCGGGCGCGGTGGCGTCCGTGGTCGAGGCGGGCCGCAGGTCGGGGCAGGTGGTGGTGTGCGACCTGCCCCGCCAGCGGACCCCGGCGGCGGACGCGGCCCTGGACCGCGCCGATCTGGCCGTGCTGGTGGTGCCCGCCGAGGTGCGGGCCTGCGCGGCGGCCAGGGGCGTGGCCCGCAGGCTGGCCGAGCGGGGCGCGCGCACCCGAGCGCTCGTGCGGGTGCGGGCCTCCGGCGGGTTGAGCGCCCAGGAGGTGGCCGCCGCCGTGGGCGTGCCGCTGCTGACCCGGATGCGCGGTCAGCGCCAACTGGCCTCGGCACTGGACCGGGGCCGCTTCCCGACGTCGACCCGAGGCCCGCTCGCGAAGGCGGCGACCACGGTCCTGGAGGTGCTCCGTGCGGGCTGA
- a CDS encoding DUF4244 domain-containing protein yields the protein MLDDRGVATLEYAFCALCAAAFAGVLYVVISQGWAANALKTILDRALAGAT from the coding sequence GTGCTGGATGACCGAGGTGTGGCCACGCTGGAGTACGCCTTCTGCGCCCTGTGCGCGGCGGCTTTCGCGGGCGTCCTGTACGTCGTGATCTCCCAGGGCTGGGCCGCGAACGCCCTGAAGACGATCCTGGACCGAGCACTGGCGGGGGCGACATGA
- a CDS encoding glycoside hydrolase family 3 protein: MHRLSRTLLTAAVVASSTAALPSAHAARPEPPAPQSVTSLVRGMSLEEKVGQLFVTYVHGQSADEVHPGNLRDFGVDTPAQVVTRYRPGGVIYFNNSSYDNIDTPAQIAALSNGLQQASRVPLTISTDQEMGIVTRIGPPLTQFPGSMALGAGRDERAAERAASVTARELRALGITQNFAPDADVNSNPANPVIGVRSFSSDPDLAATMVAAQVRGYQQRHLSRTAVSAAAKHFPGHGDTADDSHTSLPTVDRTVEQWREVDAKPFRAAIAAGVDSIMTAHIRMPAIDPSGEPATLSKPVVTGLLREELGYDGVVITDSLAMAGVRQLHTDAEIPVLALKAGVDQLLMPVKLGEAIDAVVAAVRAGELSERRIDQSVLRVLRMKFLRGALPVWPVPPNPVVGTPDRLAQAQEVADRAVTVVRDDAGVVRAGRVSGSVLVTGWGETTTAALAERLRARGATPQVVVTGSAPNEQQIAGAVSAAGGVGAVVVLTNALSRQPAQRALVDRLVASGKPVVAVAVQNPYDVAHSNAQAWLATYSYGAVAMESVARVLSGEVRPVGRLPVDVPGPVAYPLGHGLSW; encoded by the coding sequence GTGCACCGCCTCAGCCGCACCCTCCTGACCGCGGCCGTGGTCGCGTCGTCGACCGCAGCCCTCCCGAGCGCGCACGCCGCGCGACCCGAGCCGCCGGCGCCGCAGTCGGTGACCTCGCTGGTGCGCGGCATGTCGCTGGAGGAAAAGGTCGGCCAGCTGTTCGTCACCTACGTGCACGGGCAGTCCGCCGACGAGGTCCACCCCGGCAACCTGCGGGACTTCGGCGTCGACACCCCGGCCCAGGTGGTGACCAGGTACCGTCCCGGCGGCGTCATCTACTTCAACAACTCCAGCTACGACAACATCGACACGCCCGCGCAGATCGCCGCGCTGTCCAACGGCCTGCAGCAGGCCTCGCGCGTCCCGCTGACCATCTCCACCGACCAGGAGATGGGCATCGTGACCAGGATCGGGCCGCCGCTGACCCAGTTCCCCGGCAGCATGGCGCTGGGCGCGGGCCGGGACGAGCGGGCGGCCGAGCGGGCGGCGTCGGTGACCGCGCGCGAGCTGCGGGCGCTGGGCATCACGCAGAACTTCGCGCCGGACGCGGACGTGAACTCCAACCCGGCGAACCCGGTGATCGGGGTGCGGTCGTTCTCCTCGGACCCGGACCTGGCGGCCACGATGGTGGCGGCGCAGGTGCGCGGCTACCAGCAGCGGCACCTGTCGCGGACGGCGGTGTCGGCGGCGGCCAAGCACTTCCCCGGCCACGGCGACACGGCCGACGACAGCCACACCAGCCTGCCGACCGTGGACCGCACGGTGGAGCAGTGGCGGGAGGTGGACGCGAAGCCGTTCCGCGCGGCGATCGCGGCGGGCGTCGACTCGATCATGACCGCGCACATCCGGATGCCCGCGATCGACCCGTCGGGGGAGCCGGCGACGCTGTCCAAGCCGGTGGTGACCGGGCTGCTGCGCGAGGAGTTGGGCTACGACGGCGTGGTGATCACCGACTCGCTGGCGATGGCGGGCGTGCGGCAGCTGCACACCGACGCGGAGATCCCGGTGCTGGCGCTCAAGGCCGGGGTCGACCAGCTGCTGATGCCGGTGAAGCTGGGCGAGGCGATCGACGCCGTGGTGGCGGCGGTGCGCGCGGGCGAGCTGTCGGAGCGGCGGATCGACCAGAGCGTGCTGCGGGTGCTGCGGATGAAGTTCCTGCGTGGCGCGCTGCCGGTGTGGCCGGTGCCGCCGAACCCGGTGGTGGGCACGCCGGACCGGCTCGCGCAGGCGCAGGAGGTCGCGGACCGGGCGGTAACGGTGGTGCGGGACGACGCGGGCGTGGTGCGGGCCGGGCGGGTGTCAGGGTCGGTGCTGGTGACGGGCTGGGGTGAGACGACGACGGCGGCGCTGGCCGAGCGGCTCCGGGCGCGCGGGGCGACGCCCCAGGTCGTGGTGACCGGGTCGGCGCCGAACGAGCAGCAGATCGCCGGGGCGGTGTCCGCGGCGGGCGGGGTGGGCGCGGTGGTGGTGCTGACCAACGCGCTGTCCAGGCAGCCCGCGCAGCGCGCGCTGGTGGACCGGCTGGTGGCGAGCGGGAAACCGGTGGTGGCGGTGGCGGTGCAGAACCCGTACGACGTGGCGCACTCGAACGCGCAGGCGTGGCTCGCGACCTACTCGTACGGGGCGGTGGCGATGGAGTCGGTGGCTCGGGTGCTGAGCGGGGAGGTCCGGCCGGTCGGGCGGCTCCCGGTGGACGTGCCGGGGCCGGTGGCTTATCCGTTAGGGCACGGGTTGAGCTGGTGA
- a CDS encoding type II secretion system F family protein: MSLLLFAAAVLLLPSTARGRLEALRGKRKPRVTFRPTTPLVVGAGALLGLLLGPAGAVSGAVLAAVLWRAHRVRAAHRADLLAADALAEGLRSFTTELRTGAHPAGAALAAARDAAEPAATVLTAIATSTSRGGDVVSALAGTPAARLARAWRLADHHGVPLAEVLDTARADLERRTAFTRTVHARMAGPRTSAAVLAALPVLGVLLGQLSGTSPLSILRDTLPGQALLLVGVLLLVVGLRWSAGLTGSAA, translated from the coding sequence ATGAGCCTGCTGCTGTTCGCGGCGGCCGTGCTGCTCCTGCCGTCCACCGCCCGAGGACGCCTGGAAGCCTTGCGCGGCAAGCGGAAACCCCGCGTCACCTTCCGCCCGACCACACCGCTGGTCGTGGGCGCGGGCGCGCTGCTGGGCCTGCTCCTGGGCCCGGCGGGTGCGGTGTCGGGCGCGGTGCTGGCCGCTGTCCTGTGGCGCGCGCACCGCGTCCGAGCCGCTCACCGGGCTGACCTGCTGGCGGCCGACGCGCTGGCGGAGGGCCTGCGCTCGTTCACCACCGAACTGCGCACCGGCGCCCACCCGGCGGGTGCGGCGCTGGCGGCGGCCCGGGACGCGGCGGAGCCCGCGGCGACCGTGCTGACCGCGATAGCGACGTCCACCTCCAGGGGAGGCGACGTGGTGTCCGCGCTGGCGGGCACCCCGGCCGCCCGCCTGGCCAGGGCGTGGCGCCTCGCGGACCACCACGGCGTGCCGCTGGCCGAGGTGCTCGACACCGCCCGCGCGGACCTGGAGCGCAGGACCGCCTTCACCCGGACCGTCCACGCCCGGATGGCCGGTCCGAGGACGAGCGCCGCGGTGCTGGCCGCGCTGCCGGTGCTCGGGGTCCTGCTGGGGCAGCTGTCCGGCACGTCCCCGCTGTCGATCCTGCGCGACACCCTGCCGGGACAAGCGCTCCTGCTGGTGGGCGTGCTGCTCCTGGTGGTGGGTCTGCGCTGGAGCGCCGGTCTGACCGGGAGCGCCGCATGA